The Streptococcus sp. VT 162 genome has a window encoding:
- a CDS encoding alanine-phosphoribitol ligase → MDIKSEVIEIIDELFMEDVSDMMDEDLFDAGVLDSMGTVELIVEIENRFDIRVPVTEFGRDDWNTANKIVEGITELKNA, encoded by the coding sequence ATGGATATCAAATCAGAAGTTATTGAAATTATTGATGAGTTGTTTATGGAAGATGTTTCTGACATGATGGATGAAGATCTTTTTGATGCCGGTGTCTTGGATAGCATGGGAACGGTTGAATTGATTGTGGAGATTGAAAACCGTTTTGACATTCGTGTTCCAGTGACGGAGTTCGGTCGTGATGACTGGAATACGGCTAATAAAATCGTAGAAGGTATTACGGAGTTGAAGAATGCTTAA
- a CDS encoding metallophosphatase yields the protein MNKRSLLPVLSTALLAPAFLAGQVYAEEATTPAESSAVVATPATSATPAPVESPAVPETSETSEAVAPAETPSAPAESPKSEEKDTVILHTNDVHGRIVEEKGVIGDAKLATVIEQERAKSNQNTLVVDAGDAFQGLPISNSTKGEARAEILNQMQYDAMAVGNHEFDFGLDEAKKYKEILKFPLLSSNTYVNGARLFEASTIVDKDKTVEGDEFVVIGVTTPETATKTHPKNIKGVTFTDPISEVNKVIEEVQAKARAEGKDYKHYVVLAHLGVDTTTPVEWRGSTLAEALSKNPRLKGKRVTVIDGHSHTVESTTYGDNVTYNQTGSYLHNVGKITYKSRQLLGNPTQIPAADAKKLPANPTVEKLVKDIKQKYDAENAVEIVSNSPVELNGDRENVRVRETNLGNVVADSLYQYGQTGFSHPTDIAVTNGGGLRETIAKGKPITKGNVIAVLPFGNTISQIQVTGQQVLDMFEKSLGSILQVDKDGKKVLDENGQPLLEPSGGFLQVSGVKVYYDTNLPSGKRVLAIQVKNRTTGRYDLLDLAKTYYLATNDFLAAGGDGYTMLGGAREEGPSMDAAFEEYLKTADLTQYEKINPNSRTISVDSKNFSLPVETPQTNAAANDVTTNVPLTYEVAGQFSKKAVVSEKALPNTGSEQSIFLLLMGMVAGLAGILSSRKPKIK from the coding sequence ATGAACAAACGTTCTTTGTTACCTGTCTTGTCGACAGCCCTGTTAGCTCCAGCCTTCTTAGCTGGACAAGTATACGCTGAAGAAGCAACAACTCCTGCAGAAAGTTCAGCTGTTGTAGCGACTCCTGCTACGTCGGCGACTCCAGCTCCTGTTGAGAGCCCTGCGGTACCGGAAACTTCGGAAACTTCAGAAGCGGTTGCACCTGCAGAAACTCCGTCAGCTCCTGCTGAATCTCCTAAAAGCGAAGAAAAGGACACCGTTATCTTACACACTAATGATGTCCATGGTCGTATTGTAGAGGAAAAGGGAGTAATTGGAGATGCCAAGTTAGCGACTGTCATTGAGCAGGAGCGTGCAAAATCAAATCAAAATACTCTGGTTGTTGATGCGGGAGATGCTTTCCAAGGTTTACCGATTTCCAACTCTACGAAGGGTGAAGCGCGTGCTGAAATTCTCAATCAGATGCAGTATGATGCCATGGCAGTAGGAAACCATGAGTTTGACTTTGGTTTGGACGAAGCTAAGAAATACAAGGAAATCTTGAAATTCCCATTACTTAGTTCAAATACCTACGTCAATGGTGCTCGTCTCTTTGAAGCTTCTACAATCGTTGATAAAGATAAGACTGTGGAAGGTGATGAGTTTGTTGTAATCGGTGTGACAACACCTGAAACCGCTACAAAAACCCACCCTAAAAACATTAAAGGGGTAACTTTTACAGATCCAATCTCTGAAGTCAATAAGGTCATCGAAGAAGTTCAAGCCAAGGCTCGTGCAGAAGGTAAGGACTACAAACACTATGTTGTGCTGGCTCACTTGGGTGTGGATACCACAACCCCAGTAGAATGGCGTGGTTCAACTTTGGCAGAAGCCTTGTCTAAAAATCCTCGTTTGAAAGGGAAACGCGTAACAGTAATCGACGGTCACTCTCATACAGTAGAATCAACGACTTATGGAGACAATGTTACCTATAACCAAACAGGAAGCTACCTTCATAATGTAGGGAAAATCACCTACAAATCACGTCAGCTTTTGGGCAATCCAACTCAGATTCCGGCTGCAGATGCTAAAAAATTACCAGCTAATCCTACAGTTGAAAAACTAGTCAAAGACATTAAACAAAAATACGATGCTGAAAATGCGGTTGAGATTGTCTCAAACAGCCCTGTAGAACTAAACGGTGATCGTGAAAATGTTCGGGTTCGTGAAACCAACCTCGGAAACGTCGTGGCAGACTCTCTCTATCAGTATGGTCAAACAGGATTTAGCCATCCGACAGACATCGCTGTGACAAATGGTGGTGGCTTGCGTGAAACCATTGCAAAAGGCAAACCAATTACTAAAGGAAATGTCATTGCCGTTCTTCCGTTTGGAAATACCATCTCACAAATCCAAGTGACGGGGCAACAAGTCTTGGATATGTTTGAAAAATCACTCGGATCTATCTTGCAGGTCGATAAGGATGGCAAGAAGGTCTTGGATGAGAACGGGCAACCATTGTTAGAACCAAGTGGTGGTTTCTTGCAAGTTTCAGGTGTGAAGGTCTACTATGATACCAACCTACCATCAGGTAAACGTGTCTTGGCCATCCAGGTCAAAAACCGCACGACTGGTCGTTATGATCTCCTAGACCTCGCAAAAACTTACTATCTTGCAACCAATGATTTCCTAGCTGCGGGTGGTGATGGCTACACGATGTTAGGTGGTGCGCGTGAAGAAGGCCCTTCTATGGATGCAGCCTTTGAAGAGTATCTGAAGACTGCTGATTTGACCCAGTATGAAAAGATCAATCCGAACTCACGGACGATTTCTGTGGATTCTAAAAACTTTAGTCTACCAGTAGAAACGCCTCAAACGAATGCGGCTGCTAACGATGTGACTACAAATGTGCCATTGACTTATGAGGTGGCAGGTCAATTTAGCAAGAAAGCAGTTGTCTCAGAAAAAGCCCTCCCAAATACAGGAAGCGAACAGTCCATCTTCTTGCTCTTAATGGGAATGGTAGCTGGTTTGGCAGGTATCTTGTCGAGTCGAAAACCAAAGATAAAATAG
- a CDS encoding alpha-glycerophosphate oxidase yields the protein MEFSKKTRELSIKKMQERTLDLLIIGGGITGAGVALQAAASGLDTGLIEMQDFAEGTSSRSTKLVHGGLRYLKQFDVEVVSDTVSERAVVQQIAPHIPKPDPMLLPVYDEDGATFSLFRLKVAMDLYDLLAGVSNTPAANKVLSKDQVLERQPNLKKEGLVGGGVYLDFRNNDARLVIENIKRANQDGALIANHVKAEGFLFNESGKITGVVARDLLTDQVFEIKARLVINTTGPWSDKVRNLSNQGTQFSQMRPTKGVHLVVDSSKIKVSQPVYFDTGLGDGRMVFVLPRENKTYFGTTDTDYTGDLEHPKVTQEDVDYLLGIVNNRFPEANITIDDIESSWAGLRPLIAGNSASDYNGGNNGTISDESFNSLIATVEAYLSKEKTREDVESAVSKLESSTSEKHLDPFAVSRGSSLDRDDNGLLTLAGGKITDYRKMAEGAMERVVDILKAEFDRSFKLINSKTYPVSGGELNPANVDSEIEAFAQLGVSRGLDSKEAHYLANLYGSNAPKVFALAHSLEQAPGLSLADTLSLHYAMRNELALSPVDFLLRRTNHMLFMRDSLDSIVEPVLDEMGRFYDWSDEEKATYRADVEAALTNNDLAELKN from the coding sequence ATGGAATTTTCAAAGAAAACACGAGAATTATCAATTAAAAAAATGCAGGAACGCACCCTGGACCTCCTGATTATTGGTGGTGGGATTACCGGTGCTGGGGTAGCCTTGCAGGCGGCAGCCAGTGGTCTTGATACTGGTTTGATTGAAATGCAGGACTTCGCAGAAGGGACATCCAGCCGTTCAACAAAATTGGTCCACGGAGGCCTGCGTTACCTCAAACAATTCGACGTAGAAGTGGTATCAGATACAGTTTCTGAACGTGCGGTGGTTCAACAAATTGCTCCACATATTCCAAAACCAGATCCAATGCTCTTGCCAGTTTACGATGAGGATGGAGCGACCTTTAGCCTTTTCCGTCTCAAAGTAGCCATGGACTTGTATGACCTTTTGGCAGGTGTTAGCAACACACCAGCTGCTAACAAGGTCTTGAGCAAGGATCAAGTCTTGGAACGCCAGCCAAACTTGAAGAAAGAAGGCTTGGTAGGAGGCGGGGTTTACCTTGACTTCCGTAACAACGATGCGCGTCTCGTGATTGAAAACATCAAACGTGCCAATCAAGACGGTGCCCTCATTGCCAACCACGTTAAGGCAGAAGGCTTCCTCTTTAACGAAAGTGGCAAGATTACAGGTGTTGTAGCTCGTGATTTGTTGACAGACCAAGTCTTTGAAATCAAGGCTCGTCTGGTTATCAACACGACAGGTCCTTGGAGCGACAAGGTACGTAATTTGTCCAATCAGGGAACACAATTCTCACAAATGCGTCCAACTAAGGGAGTTCACTTGGTAGTGGATTCAAGCAAGATCAAGGTTTCACAGCCGGTTTACTTTGATACAGGTTTGGGAGACGGGCGTATGGTCTTTGTTCTCCCACGTGAAAACAAGACTTACTTTGGTACAACGGATACAGACTACACAGGCGATTTGGAACATCCAAAAGTGACGCAGGAAGATGTGGATTATCTACTTGGCATTGTCAACAACCGCTTCCCAGAAGCAAACATTACCATTGATGATATCGAAAGCAGCTGGGCTGGTCTTCGTCCATTGATCGCAGGCAATAGCGCTTCTGACTACAATGGAGGAAATAACGGAACCATTAGCGATGAGAGCTTCAATAGCTTGATTGCGACTGTCGAAGCTTATCTATCGAAAGAAAAAACGCGTGAAGATGTTGAATCTGCTGTCAGCAAGCTTGAAAGCAGCACATCTGAGAAACATTTGGATCCATTTGCAGTTTCTCGTGGTTCGAGTTTGGATCGTGATGACAATGGCTTGTTGACCCTTGCTGGTGGTAAAATCACAGACTACCGTAAGATGGCTGAAGGAGCTATGGAGCGCGTGGTTGACATCCTCAAAGCCGAATTTGACCGCAGCTTTAAACTCATTAACTCGAAGACTTATCCTGTTTCAGGTGGAGAATTGAACCCAGCAAATGTGGACTCAGAAATCGAAGCCTTTGCTCAACTTGGAGTTTCACGTGGTTTGGATAGCAAGGAAGCCCACTATCTTGCAAATCTTTACGGTTCAAATGCACCGAAAGTCTTTGCCCTTGCTCACAGCTTGGAACAAGCGCCAGGACTCAGCTTGGCAGACACTTTGTCACTTCACTATGCAATGCGCAATGAGTTGGCTCTGAGCCCAGTTGACTTTCTTCTTCGTCGTACCAACCACATGCTCTTTATGCGTGATAGTTTAGATAGCATCGTTGAGCCAGTTCTGGATGAAATGGGACGATTCTATGACTGGTCTGATGAAGAAAAAGCAACTTATCGTGCGGATGTTGAAGCAGCCCTTACTAACAACGATCTAGCGGAATTGAAAAATTAA
- a CDS encoding D-alanyl-lipoteichoic acid biosynthesis protein: MLKRLWLIFGPIFIAGFLVLLLIFFYPGTTSHNLTEEKYSAASVSAESFKERSQKVRALTDPNMRFIPFLGSSEWIRFDSVHPAVLAEKYHRPYRPYFLGQAGAASLNQYFGLQQILPEIENKQAVFVISPQWFTETDYEPAAFQRFFNSDQLTAFLGNQSGDIAAKHAAIRLLKQNPNVALKGIVQKLSKGEELSDVDQVAIDIFARFNEKQSALFGQFSIRGQLKYKEHVENYLKDLPDQFSYDELEKIVRKDAEANTTNNDMGMENHFYTREIQKDLKKWEGYQKNYNFLKSSEYNDLQLVLNQFAKSNVNVLFVIQPVNKKWMEYTGLSEEMYQHAVEKIRYQLESQGFTNIADFSKKGGDPYFVKDTIHIGWLGWLAFDKVVNPFLTDPTPAPDYKMNDRFFSKDWATYDGNIKDFQ, from the coding sequence ATGCTTAAACGCTTGTGGCTGATCTTCGGGCCTATCTTCATTGCTGGATTTTTGGTTCTTCTACTCATCTTTTTTTATCCAGGTACAACAAGCCATAATCTGACGGAGGAGAAATACTCGGCGGCTTCTGTTAGTGCAGAGAGTTTTAAAGAGAGAAGCCAAAAAGTAAGGGCTCTTACGGATCCAAATATGCGTTTTATTCCTTTTCTAGGGTCCAGTGAATGGATTCGATTTGATAGTGTCCATCCAGCTGTTTTAGCAGAAAAATACCATCGTCCCTATCGTCCTTACTTTCTAGGTCAAGCAGGAGCAGCCTCTCTCAATCAATATTTTGGTCTACAGCAAATTTTGCCAGAAATAGAGAATAAGCAGGCTGTATTTGTGATTTCGCCTCAGTGGTTTACGGAGACAGATTATGAACCCGCAGCGTTTCAGAGATTTTTTAACAGTGACCAATTAACAGCTTTTTTGGGAAATCAATCTGGTGACATTGCTGCAAAGCATGCGGCTATTCGATTGTTAAAGCAGAATCCTAATGTTGCATTGAAAGGCATTGTTCAAAAACTGTCAAAGGGTGAAGAATTATCAGATGTTGATCAGGTTGCTATTGATATTTTTGCGCGATTCAACGAAAAACAATCCGCTCTCTTTGGACAATTCTCCATTCGAGGACAACTCAAGTACAAGGAACACGTGGAGAACTATTTAAAAGATCTTCCGGATCAATTTTCTTATGATGAGTTAGAAAAAATTGTTCGTAAGGACGCAGAAGCAAATACGACCAATAACGATATGGGGATGGAAAATCATTTCTATACGAGAGAGATTCAAAAGGATTTAAAAAAATGGGAAGGGTATCAAAAAAATTACAACTTCCTCAAGTCCTCCGAGTACAATGATTTGCAGCTGGTTCTCAATCAATTTGCTAAGTCGAATGTCAATGTGCTCTTTGTCATTCAGCCGGTTAACAAGAAGTGGATGGAGTACACAGGGCTCAGCGAGGAGATGTACCAGCATGCAGTGGAGAAAATTCGTTACCAATTAGAAAGTCAAGGTTTCACCAACATTGCTGACTTTTCTAAAAAAGGTGGAGATCCCTACTTTGTCAAGGACACCATTCACATTGGTTGGTTGGGTTGGCTAGCTTTTGATAAGGTTGTCAATCCCTTCTTGACGGATCCGACTCCAGCTCCAGACTATAAGATGAATGACCGCTTCTTTAGCAAGGACTGGGCGACCTATGATGGGAACATCAAAGATTTCCAATAA
- the glpK gene encoding glycerol kinase (Converts glycerol and ADP to glycerol-3-phosphate and ADP) → MSQEKYIMAIDQGTTSSRAIIFNKKGEKVSSSQKEFTQIFPQAGWVEHNANEIWNSVQSVIAGAFIESGVKPSQIEAIGITNQRETTVVWDKKTGLPIYNAIVWQSRQTAPLAEQLKSQGYVEKFHEKTGLIIDAYFSATKVRWILDHVEGAQERAEKGELLFGTIDTWLVWKLTDGAAHVTDYSNAARTMLYNIKDLKWDDEILEILNIPKAMLPEVRSNSEIYGKTAPFHFYGGEVPISGMAGDQQAALFGQLAFEPGMVKNTYGTGSFIIMNTGEEMQLSENNLLTTIGYGINGKVYYALEGSIFIAGSAIQWLRDGLRMVENSPESEKYALNSHNNDEVYVVPAFTGLGAPYWNQNARGSVFGLTRGTSKEDFIKATLQSIAYQVRDIIDTMQVDAQTAIQVLKVDGGAAMNNFLMQFQADILGIDIARAKNLETTALGAAFLAGLSVGYWKDLDELKLLNETGELFEPSMNESRKEQLYKGWKKAVKATQVFAEIDD, encoded by the coding sequence ATGTCACAAGAAAAATACATCATGGCCATTGACCAAGGAACTACCAGTTCTCGTGCCATCATTTTTAACAAAAAAGGAGAAAAGGTCAGCTCTAGTCAAAAAGAGTTCACTCAGATTTTCCCTCAAGCAGGTTGGGTTGAGCACAATGCCAATGAAATTTGGAACTCTGTTCAGTCAGTTATCGCGGGTGCTTTCATCGAAAGTGGTGTGAAACCAAGTCAAATCGAGGCCATCGGGATTACCAACCAGCGTGAAACAACTGTCGTCTGGGATAAGAAAACAGGTCTCCCTATCTACAATGCTATCGTTTGGCAATCACGCCAGACAGCTCCTCTGGCTGAACAACTAAAAAGCCAAGGTTATGTGGAAAAATTCCATGAAAAGACTGGTTTGATCATCGATGCTTACTTCTCTGCAACCAAGGTTCGTTGGATTTTGGACCATGTAGAAGGCGCTCAAGAGCGAGCTGAAAAGGGTGAATTGCTCTTTGGTACCATTGATACTTGGCTGGTTTGGAAATTGACTGACGGCGCAGCTCACGTAACTGACTACTCAAACGCAGCTCGTACCATGCTCTATAACATCAAGGATCTTAAATGGGATGATGAGATTTTGGAAATCCTCAACATTCCTAAGGCTATGCTTCCAGAAGTTCGTTCTAACTCTGAAATCTACGGCAAGACTGCTCCATTCCATTTCTACGGTGGAGAAGTGCCAATTTCAGGTATGGCTGGGGACCAACAGGCAGCCCTCTTCGGTCAGTTGGCCTTTGAACCAGGGATGGTCAAGAATACTTATGGAACAGGTTCTTTCATCATTATGAACACTGGTGAAGAGATGCAGTTGTCTGAAAACAACCTTTTGACAACCATTGGTTACGGAATCAACGGCAAGGTTTACTATGCCTTGGAAGGTTCTATCTTCATCGCAGGAAGTGCCATTCAGTGGCTTCGTGATGGACTTCGCATGGTTGAAAATTCACCAGAGTCTGAAAAATATGCTCTCAATTCTCACAACAATGACGAAGTTTATGTCGTACCTGCCTTTACAGGTCTAGGGGCTCCATACTGGAATCAAAATGCTCGTGGTTCAGTCTTTGGCTTAACTCGTGGAACAAGCAAAGAAGACTTTATCAAGGCTACTCTGCAATCCATCGCTTACCAAGTACGCGACATCATCGACACCATGCAAGTGGATGCGCAGACAGCTATCCAAGTCTTGAAGGTAGATGGTGGTGCAGCCATGAACAACTTCCTCATGCAGTTCCAGGCTGACATTTTGGGAATCGATATTGCCCGTGCTAAAAACTTGGAAACAACTGCCCTAGGTGCAGCCTTCCTGGCAGGATTGTCAGTGGGTTACTGGAAGGATTTGGATGAGTTGAAACTCTTGAATGAGACAGGAGAACTCTTCGAACCATCGATGAACGAATCTCGTAAGGAACAACTTTATAAGGGCTGGAAGAAGGCTGTGAAAGCAACTCAAGTCTTTGCGGAAATCGATGACTAA
- a CDS encoding alanine-phosphoribitol ligase (transfers D-alanine to the D-alanyl carrier protein during the incorporation of D-alanine into lipoteichoic acid) produces the protein MSNKPIKDMIETIEHFAQTQPTYPVYNVLGQEHTYGDLKADSDSLAATIDQLGLSEKSPVVVFGGQEYEMLATFVALTKSGHAYIPIDSHSALERVSAIVEVAEPSLIIAISDFPLEQTSTPMLNLKQVHEAFAQASSYEMTHPVKGDDNYYIIFTSGTTGKPKGVQISHDNLLSFTNWMITDKEFATPSRPQMLAQPPYSFDLSVMYWAPTLALGGTLFALPSAITQDFKKLFATIFSLPIAIWTSTPSFADMAMLSEDFNSEKMPGITHFYFDGEELTVKTAQKLRERFPDARIINAYGPTEATVALSAVAVTDEMLTTLKRLPIGYTKADSPTFIIDEEGKKVPNGEQGEIIVSGPAVSKGYMNNPEKTAEAFFEFEGLPAYHTGDVGTMTDEGLLLYGGRMDFQIKFNGYRIELEDVSQNLNKSRFIESAVAVPRYNKDHKVQNLLAYVILKDGVRQQFERDIDITKAIKEDLADIMMSYMMPSKFLYRDSLPLTPNGKIDIKGLINEVNSQ, from the coding sequence GTGTCTAATAAACCGATAAAAGATATGATTGAAACGATTGAGCACTTTGCTCAAACGCAACCAACATATCCTGTCTACAATGTTTTAGGGCAAGAGCATACTTATGGTGATCTGAAGGCTGATTCGGATAGTTTGGCTGCAACCATCGACCAACTAGGCTTGTCTGAGAAATCTCCAGTCGTCGTTTTTGGTGGTCAGGAATATGAGATGTTAGCTACCTTTGTAGCGCTAACTAAGTCAGGTCATGCCTACATTCCAATTGATAGCCATTCGGCCTTGGAACGAGTTTCTGCTATCGTAGAAGTTGCAGAGCCAAGCTTGATTATTGCTATCTCAGATTTTCCATTAGAGCAAACTAGCACACCGATGCTGAATTTAAAGCAAGTCCATGAAGCTTTTGCTCAAGCTTCCAGCTACGAGATGACCCATCCAGTCAAGGGAGATGACAACTACTACATCATCTTTACTTCTGGTACGACTGGTAAGCCTAAGGGAGTGCAGATCTCCCATGATAATCTCCTCAGCTTTACCAACTGGATGATTACAGATAAGGAATTTGCGACGCCAAGTCGTCCGCAAATGCTGGCTCAGCCCCCTTATTCTTTTGACCTATCTGTCATGTATTGGGCGCCAACCTTGGCACTGGGTGGCACGCTTTTCGCTCTTCCTTCAGCCATTACTCAGGATTTCAAAAAACTCTTTGCGACAATTTTTTCATTGCCAATCGCTATCTGGACCTCAACACCGTCTTTTGCAGATATGGCCATGTTGTCAGAAGACTTTAACAGCGAGAAAATGCCTGGCATCACGCATTTCTACTTTGATGGTGAAGAATTGACGGTCAAAACTGCTCAAAAACTGCGCGAGCGATTCCCAGATGCTCGTATTATCAATGCCTATGGTCCAACAGAAGCGACAGTAGCTTTGTCAGCAGTTGCCGTCACTGATGAGATGTTGACGACTCTCAAACGCCTGCCAATCGGCTATACCAAGGCCGATTCTCCGACCTTTATCATTGATGAGGAAGGTAAGAAAGTTCCAAATGGTGAGCAAGGAGAAATCATTGTTTCAGGGCCAGCTGTTTCAAAAGGCTATATGAATAATCCTGAAAAAACGGCAGAAGCTTTCTTTGAGTTCGAAGGTCTTCCAGCCTACCACACAGGGGATGTAGGAACCATGACAGATGAGGGATTGCTTCTCTATGGTGGACGCATGGATTTCCAGATTAAGTTTAATGGTTATCGCATTGAGCTGGAAGATGTCTCTCAAAACCTCAACAAGTCTCGCTTTATCGAGTCGGCTGTTGCTGTCCCACGTTATAACAAGGACCACAAGGTACAAAATCTACTGGCCTATGTCATCCTAAAAGACGGTGTCCGTCAGCAGTTTGAGCGTGATATCGATATTACCAAGGCTATCAAGGAAGACCTAGCAGATATCATGATGTCCTATATGATGCCGTCTAAGTTTCTTTATCGAGATAGTTTACCACTAACGCCTAATGGTAAAATTGACATCAAGGGCTTGATCAATGAGGTAAACAGCCAATGA
- a CDS encoding MarR family transcriptional regulator translates to MRQLAQEIDNFLNEVILRSENQHEILIGHCTSDVALTNTQEHILMLLSEESLTNSELARRLNVSQAAVTKAIKSLVKEGMLETSRDPKDARVIFYQLTELARPVAAEHHHHHEHTLLAYEQVASQFTPNEQEVIQRFLTALVGEIK, encoded by the coding sequence ATGAGACAGCTTGCACAGGAAATCGACAACTTTTTAAACGAGGTGATCTTGAGATCTGAGAACCAGCATGAAATTCTAATCGGGCATTGCACAAGTGACGTTGCCTTGACCAATACTCAGGAACACATCCTCATGCTCTTGTCAGAAGAATCCCTAACCAACTCGGAGTTGGCTCGTCGTCTCAATGTCAGTCAGGCGGCAGTGACCAAGGCTATCAAGTCTTTGGTCAAAGAGGGCATGTTAGAGACATCCAGAGATCCAAAGGATGCGCGTGTGATTTTTTACCAACTGACAGAGCTGGCTCGACCAGTAGCGGCAGAACACCACCATCATCATGAACACACGCTCTTAGCCTATGAACAAGTAGCAAGTCAGTTTACTCCAAATGAACAAGAAGTTATCCAGCGGTTTTTAACTGCTTTAGTAGGAGAAATCAAATAA
- a CDS encoding glycerol transporter, whose amino-acid sequence MMKELFGEFLGTLILIFLGNGVVAGVVLPKTKSNNSGWIVITMGWGIAVAVAAFVSGTLSPAHLNPAVTFAMALKGTLSWGSVFPYILAQFAGAMVAQILVWLQFKPHYEAEENAGNILATFSTGPAIKNTVSNLISEILGTFVLLLTIFALGLYDLQAGLGTFAVGTLIVGIGLSLGGTTGYALNPARDLGPRIMHSILPIPNKGDGDWSYAWIPVVGPILGAALAVLVFSLF is encoded by the coding sequence ATGATGAAAGAATTATTTGGAGAATTTTTGGGGACCTTAATCCTGATTTTCCTAGGAAATGGTGTTGTTGCAGGTGTGGTTCTTCCCAAAACTAAGAGCAACAATTCAGGATGGATTGTGATTACTATGGGATGGGGAATTGCTGTAGCCGTTGCGGCCTTTGTATCTGGCACGCTCAGTCCAGCCCACCTAAATCCAGCTGTGACGTTTGCTATGGCCTTAAAAGGAACACTCTCTTGGGGTTCTGTTTTCCCTTATATCCTAGCCCAATTCGCAGGAGCGATGGTGGCTCAGATTTTGGTTTGGTTGCAATTCAAACCACATTATGAGGCAGAAGAAAATGCAGGGAATATCTTAGCGACCTTTAGTACTGGACCAGCAATCAAGAATACAGTATCCAACTTGATCAGCGAAATCCTTGGAACCTTTGTTTTGCTCTTGACAATCTTTGCCTTGGGGCTCTATGACCTTCAAGCCGGTTTAGGGACCTTTGCAGTGGGGACCTTGATTGTTGGTATCGGTCTTTCACTAGGTGGGACAACGGGTTATGCCTTGAACCCAGCCCGTGACCTTGGACCTCGTATCATGCACAGCATCTTGCCAATTCCAAACAAGGGAGATGGAGACTGGTCTTATGCTTGGATTCCTGTTGTAGGACCTATCCTCGGAGCGGCCCTAGCAGTTCTCGTATTTTCACTTTTCTAA